Proteins co-encoded in one Opitutus terrae PB90-1 genomic window:
- a CDS encoding alpha/beta hydrolase-fold protein — MKNSAHVLIRLFLLALVPALAAGSDAPVIGIGHKHTIESPRLGENVDLVVHLPAGYGAGTQRYPVLLFLGSDARAKFTQAAGTLDCMTDAGQLPAFILVGLDLPRGNFVLVPQENPGGTASADRHLAALADEIVPFVDRTFRTNGYRILYGASNSGVFAVYALLSGKLPVQAYFASSPMLGWCPKLIREKTEAACAASDRARQFLFLIASDDDYERATNELPGFAELLRRRSPGWLQWKQATRTNEGHVPEMDVALGLRALFPDYNPPHALLTLAAMREHYATLSERYGFRLEVPESLLFDTGYSCATAGGLEEAQRLFEFGTKRYPASALLHAGLGFVHQKAGRRDAAIAALNKALQLEPTHGWASRMLAELQPPTR; from the coding sequence ATGAAAAATTCTGCCCACGTTCTCATCCGCTTGTTCCTGCTCGCGCTCGTGCCGGCCCTGGCGGCGGGCTCCGACGCTCCCGTCATCGGCATCGGACACAAGCATACGATCGAGTCACCGCGCCTGGGCGAGAACGTGGACCTCGTGGTGCATCTGCCGGCCGGTTACGGCGCGGGCACTCAGCGTTATCCGGTGCTGCTGTTCCTCGGCTCCGACGCGCGCGCGAAATTCACCCAAGCCGCCGGGACCTTGGACTGCATGACGGATGCCGGCCAGCTGCCGGCGTTCATTCTCGTCGGCCTCGATTTGCCGCGCGGCAACTTCGTGCTCGTTCCGCAGGAGAATCCCGGCGGCACGGCAAGCGCCGACCGGCACCTCGCCGCGCTCGCGGACGAGATCGTTCCTTTCGTCGACCGCACGTTTCGCACCAACGGCTACCGAATTCTTTACGGCGCGTCGAATAGCGGCGTGTTCGCCGTTTATGCGCTGCTATCCGGGAAACTGCCCGTGCAGGCGTATTTCGCCAGCAGCCCGATGCTGGGCTGGTGCCCCAAGCTCATCCGCGAAAAAACCGAGGCCGCGTGTGCCGCATCCGACCGCGCCCGGCAGTTTCTTTTCCTGATCGCGAGCGACGACGACTACGAGCGCGCCACGAACGAACTGCCCGGCTTCGCCGAGTTGCTGCGGCGCCGGTCACCCGGCTGGCTGCAGTGGAAACAGGCAACGCGCACCAACGAAGGCCACGTGCCGGAAATGGACGTGGCGTTAGGCTTGCGCGCCCTGTTTCCCGACTACAACCCGCCGCACGCACTGCTCACGCTGGCCGCGATGCGCGAACACTACGCCACCCTGAGTGAGCGCTACGGTTTCCGCCTGGAGGTGCCGGAGTCGCTGCTGTTCGACACCGGCTACAGCTGCGCCACGGCAGGCGGGCTCGAGGAGGCACAACGTCTGTTTGAATTCGGCACCAAACGCTACCCGGCCAGCGCCTTGCTGCATGCCGGCCTCGGCTTCGTGCACCAAAAGGCGGGGCGCCGCGACGCCGCGATCGCCGCGCTGAACAAAGCCCTGCAACTCGAACCCACCCATGGCTGGGCAAGCCGGATGCTCGCGGAGCTGCAGCCGCCGACGCGGTAG
- a CDS encoding M20/M25/M40 family metallo-hydrolase has product MCLENAPRCLARLTCAAGLAASLLALSSLTAVTAATEAGPPHAVDRSSGSESLARALLRELVEIDTTPAHGCTKAAEATSTRLRDGGFADAEVQLLGSRPDRQNLVVRVRGSGTDKPILFIAHLDVVDAPREGWHSDPFRLTERDGYFYGRGVGDNKSAAAQLVANLIRLRTERFTPGRDLIVALTADEEAGPANGLLWLLANRSDLMDVAYCLNLDAGGGYMEKGKRRRLTVQTSEKTYLSFRLRTQGEGGHSSLPTTDNPIYRLAAGLTRIASHSFPFRFNETTREYFRRIALTETGARADDLRAVAKDPPDLAAAQRLAASSVLYNSLLHTTCVATRLSAGHADNALPQSAEAILNCRVFPGDTAEFVRQTIEEVLADPKIEVIPLGSGRPSPASPLVPEVWAAVEKLSHARWPEIPVLPVMDPWSSDSAKLRRAGIPTLGVNGTFGDIELGNPHGANERLSIAAFDEGTEFLYELMKILARPAAERN; this is encoded by the coding sequence ATGTGCCTTGAAAACGCGCCACGCTGTTTGGCCCGCCTGACGTGCGCGGCCGGACTCGCCGCTTCGCTCCTCGCCCTGTCGAGCCTGACAGCGGTCACCGCCGCGACGGAAGCCGGGCCGCCCCACGCGGTCGACCGTTCCTCCGGCAGCGAATCCCTGGCGCGTGCGCTTCTCCGGGAGCTGGTGGAGATCGACACCACCCCAGCCCACGGCTGCACGAAAGCAGCCGAGGCCACGTCTACGCGTCTCCGCGACGGCGGGTTCGCCGATGCCGAGGTTCAGTTGCTTGGCTCGCGGCCGGATCGCCAGAACCTCGTGGTGCGCGTGAGGGGAAGCGGAACGGACAAGCCCATCCTGTTCATTGCGCACCTGGATGTGGTCGATGCCCCACGCGAAGGCTGGCATTCCGATCCGTTCCGATTGACCGAGCGCGACGGTTACTTTTATGGGCGCGGCGTGGGCGATAACAAATCCGCCGCAGCCCAACTCGTCGCGAATCTCATTCGCCTCCGCACCGAGCGCTTCACGCCCGGTCGCGACCTGATCGTGGCGTTGACCGCCGATGAGGAAGCCGGCCCCGCCAACGGGCTTCTCTGGCTGCTGGCGAACCGGTCCGACCTGATGGACGTGGCGTATTGCCTGAATCTGGATGCCGGCGGTGGCTACATGGAAAAAGGCAAACGCCGGCGCCTCACCGTGCAGACCAGCGAGAAGACTTATCTCAGCTTCCGCCTCCGCACGCAGGGCGAGGGCGGCCACAGCTCGCTGCCAACGACGGACAATCCGATCTATCGGCTGGCGGCCGGGCTCACGCGCATTGCGAGCCACTCGTTTCCATTCCGTTTCAACGAAACCACGCGGGAATACTTCCGACGGATCGCCCTCACTGAGACCGGTGCCCGCGCCGATGATCTGAGAGCCGTCGCAAAGGATCCGCCCGATCTCGCGGCGGCCCAGCGGCTCGCCGCCAGCTCTGTTCTCTACAACTCGCTTCTTCACACCACGTGCGTGGCCACGCGTCTTTCGGCCGGACACGCCGACAACGCCCTGCCGCAATCCGCCGAGGCGATCCTGAATTGTCGTGTGTTTCCTGGGGACACGGCGGAGTTCGTCCGCCAGACGATCGAGGAGGTTCTCGCAGATCCGAAGATCGAGGTGATTCCACTCGGCTCGGGCCGGCCCAGCCCCGCCTCGCCGCTCGTCCCCGAAGTCTGGGCGGCGGTCGAAAAGCTGTCTCACGCGCGCTGGCCGGAGATTCCGGTGCTGCCGGTGATGGATCCCTGGTCGAGCGACTCCGCAAAACTCCGGCGGGCCGGAATCCCCACGCTCGGCGTCAACGGCACCTTCGGCGACATCGAACTCGGCAATCCCCACGGCGCAAACGAGCGCCTCTCGATCGCGGCCTTCGATGAAGGAACCGAGTTCCTCTACGAGTTGATGAAAATCCTCGCGAGGCCCGCAGCCGAGCGCAACTGA
- a CDS encoding alpha/beta hydrolase: MKRNFRITLLVALLATGGFASTATDSRAAEMSTPAPTVPLAVEIQLPVLSAAYREAVPAVRGLAQAEAIAQLEESLSRITAPYERYQLILFELSFRYAARADWPGLFTLFQRAQSEGLFFPLQPGPQARPGYVAELAKLDGFDALLRENNRLRAEAEKTAQLEYAVEKPAGYNPARKYPLVIVLHGGAGCSAAMAERWQSPRLRSDCLVAFMQGSLLRGSFSRAFADDGFASLVSAYGQILERNSVDTDRVVLAGQSNGGRASIQLVAGNRIPARGLILAFPTKPGDLAEPSLRNAAARGVRAAFFCGEQDDGFAGQQEMRTLFERAAVPTLFRSFPDMGHELPDHFPERIDEALAFLLEPSR, from the coding sequence ATGAAACGAAACTTCCGGATCACCCTCTTGGTCGCGTTGCTCGCCACCGGTGGGTTCGCCTCGACCGCGACGGATTCCCGCGCCGCCGAAATGTCGACGCCAGCGCCCACGGTCCCACTCGCCGTCGAAATCCAACTGCCGGTGCTCTCGGCTGCCTATCGCGAGGCCGTTCCTGCAGTGCGCGGACTCGCTCAGGCCGAGGCGATCGCGCAGCTCGAGGAATCGCTTTCACGGATCACCGCGCCCTACGAGCGTTACCAGCTCATCCTGTTCGAGCTGTCGTTCCGCTACGCCGCGCGCGCCGACTGGCCGGGACTTTTCACGTTGTTTCAACGCGCGCAGTCCGAGGGTCTTTTCTTTCCGCTGCAGCCCGGACCGCAGGCGCGGCCAGGCTACGTCGCCGAGCTCGCGAAGCTCGACGGCTTCGATGCGCTGCTCCGTGAAAACAATCGGCTCCGCGCGGAGGCGGAGAAAACTGCGCAGCTCGAATACGCCGTCGAAAAACCGGCTGGCTACAACCCCGCGCGGAAATATCCGCTCGTCATCGTCCTGCACGGCGGCGCCGGCTGCAGCGCGGCGATGGCCGAGCGCTGGCAGTCGCCGCGGCTGCGTTCCGATTGCCTCGTCGCCTTCATGCAGGGCAGCCTGCTCCGCGGCTCGTTCTCGCGCGCGTTTGCCGACGACGGCTTCGCTTCCCTCGTCTCCGCCTACGGACAGATTCTCGAACGCAATTCCGTCGACACGGATCGTGTGGTTTTGGCGGGCCAATCGAACGGCGGCAGAGCCTCAATCCAGCTCGTCGCCGGCAACCGGATTCCCGCGCGTGGGTTGATCCTCGCGTTTCCGACCAAGCCTGGCGATCTCGCCGAGCCGTCGCTGCGCAACGCCGCCGCGCGCGGCGTCCGCGCCGCATTCTTCTGCGGCGAGCAGGACGACGGCTTCGCGGGCCAACAGGAGATGCGCACGCTCTTCGAACGCGCCGCGGTGCCCACGCTCTTCCGCTCCTTCCCGGATATGGGCCACGAGTTGCCGGATCATTTTCCCGAGCGGATCGACGAAGCGCTGGCGTTTCTCCTCGAACCCTCGCGCTGA